A portion of the Bacillota bacterium genome contains these proteins:
- a CDS encoding DUF5693 family protein codes for MAGSWRARKLWVWTLIAAALASAYIAAGRVSLERSNRQVDLVLDYDAAIELCRMAGYPLDAFLRRARTAGLTSVALNELTVGDLIETGKVRGFTGRQILDYDKLAPTTDPVLRRMIDEGRLFGGNTYLLPRDASTYGEIAPLISVRLSGERVSVFDSPRLGRFIETAKGLKEVEEVNLGLDPEEIREAKAADLRVVARFRNYTAVTPEKMEFFLGRLAEIDGVRLVIFEGQDVLGYPDHIREAANVLGSHGLLFGHVEFAAQQGDTALAKFMGPEVVRVHSITEREMNKIQVQTAVDRFVRAARERNIRVMYIRPFPAKAGEGLAAVNHNLEYIEAIARGISASGFTLGEASPFEWYSPARVLLVLVAAGILAGGFMLLDMVAYVPPVVELGLFVLGLIAYGGFVATRFATIFRQLAALGAAIVFPALAVGIILTRSRRARSARWGEGAWLRDAYVLWLEASAVSVLGGMLLAATLSSTSFMLHLDQFAGVKVAHVVPLMVVASLYWMYHVVQSRAGRSLVAAAGELLSEPIRVWHVVALAATGMAGLVYIMRTGNVYLGMPVPFFDEGMRVFLERALVFRPRTKEFLIGHPAMILAALAFVRGDRRSVLPLALLGCIGQISMVNTFSHLHTPLLATALRTVYGLVVGAIVGVVGYGLYSAYVRLAARGGVGFGESRRDTDVGGGERLEG; via the coding sequence ATGGCAGGATCATGGAGAGCGAGGAAGCTTTGGGTGTGGACGCTGATAGCCGCTGCGCTGGCGTCAGCGTACATCGCGGCCGGGCGGGTTTCCCTGGAACGCTCCAACCGCCAGGTGGACTTGGTGTTGGACTATGATGCTGCCATTGAGCTCTGCCGCATGGCCGGGTACCCCTTGGACGCTTTCCTGAGGAGAGCGAGGACGGCGGGGCTCACGTCAGTGGCCCTGAATGAGCTCACCGTGGGCGATCTCATAGAAACGGGCAAGGTGCGGGGCTTCACGGGTAGGCAGATACTGGACTACGACAAGCTGGCCCCAACGACCGATCCGGTACTTAGACGAATGATAGACGAGGGACGCTTGTTCGGAGGCAACACGTACCTTCTCCCTCGCGACGCATCAACGTATGGCGAGATCGCCCCGCTGATCAGCGTGCGGCTCTCGGGCGAGCGGGTGTCAGTGTTCGACTCTCCGCGACTCGGGCGGTTTATCGAGACCGCAAAGGGGCTCAAGGAAGTCGAGGAAGTGAACCTTGGTCTTGACCCTGAGGAGATCCGCGAAGCCAAGGCCGCCGATCTCCGCGTCGTGGCGAGGTTTAGGAACTACACGGCCGTAACCCCAGAGAAGATGGAGTTCTTCTTGGGAAGGCTGGCGGAGATCGATGGGGTCAGACTGGTTATCTTCGAAGGGCAAGACGTGCTCGGTTACCCGGACCACATCCGTGAGGCGGCGAACGTTCTCGGTTCTCACGGGCTTCTGTTCGGCCACGTGGAGTTCGCGGCCCAACAGGGTGACACCGCCCTCGCCAAGTTCATGGGGCCTGAGGTCGTGCGCGTCCACAGCATAACTGAGCGTGAGATGAACAAGATTCAGGTTCAGACGGCGGTGGATAGGTTTGTGCGCGCCGCTCGCGAGCGGAATATCAGAGTCATGTACATCCGTCCGTTTCCCGCGAAGGCCGGGGAGGGGCTCGCGGCGGTGAACCACAACCTCGAATACATCGAGGCGATAGCGCGCGGGATCTCAGCTTCCGGCTTCACTCTCGGAGAAGCTAGCCCGTTCGAATGGTACAGTCCCGCCAGAGTGCTGCTCGTTCTGGTGGCCGCAGGCATTCTAGCAGGAGGATTCATGCTCCTGGACATGGTCGCATACGTCCCTCCCGTCGTAGAGCTAGGACTGTTCGTCCTCGGGCTCATCGCGTATGGCGGCTTCGTTGCCACTCGATTCGCTACCATCTTCCGCCAGCTTGCGGCTTTGGGTGCTGCCATCGTGTTCCCTGCGCTGGCTGTGGGCATCATCCTGACGAGGTCCCGCCGTGCGCGAAGCGCCCGCTGGGGCGAAGGCGCCTGGCTACGCGACGCCTACGTGCTGTGGCTCGAGGCTTCGGCAGTATCAGTGCTGGGTGGCATGCTCCTCGCCGCCACTCTGTCCAGCACGAGCTTCATGCTGCATCTCGACCAATTCGCAGGTGTGAAGGTCGCGCACGTCGTTCCGTTGATGGTAGTGGCATCTCTGTATTGGATGTACCACGTTGTGCAGAGCAGGGCAGGCAGAAGCCTTGTGGCGGCGGCGGGCGAGTTGCTATCGGAGCCCATCCGAGTCTGGCACGTGGTCGCGCTGGCCGCGACCGGCATGGCGGGACTCGTGTATATCATGCGGACCGGAAACGTCTACTTGGGGATGCCCGTCCCGTTCTTCGACGAAGGGATGAGGGTGTTCCTCGAGAGAGCACTAGTCTTTCGCCCGAGGACCAAAGAGTTCCTCATCGGTCACCCCGCGATGATTCTGGCGGCTTTGGCTTTCGTGCGAGGCGACAGGCGGTCAGTGCTGCCGCTGGCCCTTCTCGGGTGTATAGGTCAGATCTCCATGGTGAACACGTTCTCTCACCTGCATACTCCGCTCTTGGCGACCGCCCTGAGAACGGTGTATGGGCTCGTTGTGGGCGCGATCGTCGGTGTGGTCGGCTACGGTCTGTACTCCGCCTACGTGAGGCTTGCAGCACGCGGGGGCGTCGGGTTTGGAGAGTCCCGGCGAGACACTGACGTAGGAGGAGGGGAGAGACTAGAAGGATGA
- the csaB gene encoding polysaccharide pyruvyl transferase CsaB produces MRFVVSGYFGFGNTGDEAMLAAMVQHLRDVDPDAAIVALSNHPELTMQTHGIPAIGRTALRQIIREVAAADLVISGSGSLLQDVTSFRSLAYYLGLVALARLMGTPVFFYSQGVGPLRRAWSRWLVRLVANGATAITVRDEPSRRLLEAIGVRRPPVQVTADPVFGMELSPSVRSGEDMLASEGVPVSANAPLVVVSVRPWKAGTGWLEAIARAADEAERSLGAAVVFTPFHKPGDVVASRAVAELMRGRSYVLKGDYSPQEMMSLIDRADLVIGMRYHALVFAAARAKPFVAVSYDPKIDGLLEMLGEEPGITTASRGEQEVDEEALVRKVTDVWERRDSIREALKAIRPALAEAAKRAAFLAAETARTGRQGSAGVIG; encoded by the coding sequence ATGAGGTTCGTAGTCTCGGGGTACTTCGGATTCGGGAACACGGGCGACGAAGCCATGTTGGCTGCAATGGTCCAGCACCTCAGGGACGTAGACCCGGACGCCGCCATAGTCGCCCTTTCGAATCACCCCGAATTGACGATGCAGACACACGGGATTCCCGCGATTGGCAGGACAGCCCTGCGTCAGATCATCCGCGAGGTTGCTGCGGCCGACCTTGTCATCAGTGGGAGCGGCAGCCTCCTGCAGGACGTCACGAGTTTCAGATCGCTCGCGTATTACCTAGGGCTTGTCGCTCTGGCTAGACTCATGGGGACGCCAGTGTTCTTCTATTCCCAGGGTGTGGGGCCGCTGAGGCGCGCATGGAGTCGATGGCTCGTGAGGCTCGTGGCGAACGGGGCCACTGCTATCACGGTGAGGGATGAGCCGTCCCGCCGGCTCCTCGAAGCGATCGGAGTAAGGCGCCCACCCGTCCAGGTGACCGCGGACCCGGTGTTCGGTATGGAGCTTTCGCCGTCCGTGCGCAGCGGTGAGGATATGCTGGCTTCCGAGGGCGTTCCGGTGTCCGCGAACGCGCCTCTCGTGGTAGTGTCCGTGAGACCTTGGAAAGCCGGGACTGGGTGGCTCGAAGCCATCGCGCGAGCAGCGGACGAAGCAGAACGGTCCCTTGGGGCGGCCGTAGTGTTCACGCCGTTTCACAAGCCCGGCGACGTGGTCGCGAGCAGGGCGGTGGCTGAACTCATGCGCGGGAGGTCCTACGTCTTGAAAGGAGACTATTCTCCCCAAGAGATGATGTCGCTGATCGACCGCGCTGACCTGGTGATAGGCATGAGATATCATGCGCTGGTGTTCGCGGCGGCGCGTGCCAAGCCCTTCGTGGCCGTGTCGTATGACCCCAAGATCGATGGCTTGCTTGAAATGTTGGGCGAGGAGCCGGGGATCACGACGGCCTCTCGGGGCGAGCAGGAAGTGGATGAGGAAGCCCTTGTCCGCAAGGTGACGGACGTCTGGGAGAGGCGCGACAGCATCAGGGAGGCGCTCAAGGCGATACGACCCGCGCTAGCGGAGGCCGCGAAGAGAGCTGCTTTCCTTGCAGCCGAGACCGCCCGCACCGGCAGGCAAGGGAGTGCAGGGGTGATAGGGTGA
- a CDS encoding WecB/TagA/CpsF family glycosyltransferase, which translates to MSETGFVEVLGLRVHRVDMEGAVRKVRQMLGANDRAYQVVTLNSEMAMMAQKDEDLASVINGADLVVPDGAGVVWASRVLGTPLRERVAGFDLMLELIRCAASEGWPVFLLGAAPGVADDARAVLAGRAPGVRVVGTHHGFFEERDERSVVDGIAASGARLVFVAMGAPRQDRWIARNKERLPPSVCIGVGGSFDVLAGRSSRAPKWIGEMGLEWLYRLAHEPKRFPRMLALPRFMAKVLSMALAKRLLRGDPRGNL; encoded by the coding sequence GTGAGCGAGACGGGATTCGTGGAGGTCTTGGGCCTTCGCGTGCACAGGGTCGACATGGAGGGAGCGGTCCGAAAGGTGCGCCAGATGCTTGGTGCGAACGACCGAGCGTACCAGGTCGTGACGCTGAACTCCGAGATGGCGATGATGGCCCAGAAGGACGAGGACCTTGCTTCAGTAATCAACGGCGCGGACCTGGTCGTGCCCGACGGGGCAGGCGTAGTCTGGGCCTCGCGGGTGCTAGGCACCCCTCTCCGCGAGCGGGTGGCCGGGTTCGACCTCATGCTCGAACTCATCAGATGCGCGGCCTCGGAGGGGTGGCCGGTGTTTCTGCTCGGAGCAGCGCCCGGCGTCGCGGACGACGCGCGAGCTGTGCTGGCCGGACGCGCGCCGGGGGTGAGGGTGGTCGGGACTCATCACGGCTTCTTCGAAGAGCGAGACGAGAGGAGCGTAGTGGACGGGATAGCCGCGAGCGGCGCGAGGCTCGTTTTCGTTGCGATGGGTGCGCCCCGCCAGGACAGATGGATCGCCCGTAACAAGGAACGTCTGCCGCCGTCGGTGTGTATCGGGGTCGGCGGAAGCTTCGATGTCCTGGCAGGCCGCTCTTCGCGCGCGCCGAAGTGGATCGGGGAAATGGGTCTAGAGTGGCTGTATCGCCTGGCCCACGAGCCCAAGAGGTTTCCGAGGATGCTGGCTCTACCGAGATTCATGGCCAAGGTTCTCTCGATGGCACTTGCGAAGAGACTCCTGCGTGGCGACCCACGGGGCAACCTCTAA
- a CDS encoding transketolase has product MLQEKAKRVRVHVLRATAEAGSGHPGGSLSSADILATLYFKVMRIDPNDPGWPDRDRFVLSKGHAAPALYAVLAEAGFFPVEELLTLRRFGSRLQGHPSMKHTPGVDMSTGSLGQGLSTANGMALAARLDGRPTRVYVLLGDGELEEGQVWEAAMTSVHRRLDNLMAFVDCNGLQIDGPVTDVKSMENVAARWRSFGWHVVEIDGHDVSAVFSACEEAKATKGRPTVAVARTVKGKGVPFMENAVDWHGKAPSREEAQEAIRWIERGKQD; this is encoded by the coding sequence ATGCTGCAGGAAAAGGCGAAGCGAGTGAGGGTTCATGTGTTGAGGGCGACCGCTGAAGCGGGATCTGGCCATCCCGGCGGATCGCTGTCGTCCGCAGATATCCTAGCGACGCTCTACTTCAAAGTCATGAGGATCGATCCCAACGATCCCGGCTGGCCCGACAGGGACAGGTTCGTGCTGTCCAAGGGACACGCAGCGCCTGCGCTCTATGCGGTTCTGGCAGAGGCGGGTTTCTTTCCCGTTGAGGAGCTCCTCACGCTGCGACGCTTCGGCAGCAGGCTCCAGGGGCATCCGAGCATGAAGCACACGCCTGGCGTGGATATGTCCACAGGCTCGCTCGGGCAGGGTCTCTCAACGGCGAACGGGATGGCCTTGGCGGCCAGGCTCGACGGACGTCCGACGAGGGTGTACGTCCTGCTAGGCGACGGCGAACTTGAGGAGGGTCAGGTTTGGGAGGCAGCGATGACCTCGGTCCACCGGAGGCTGGACAACCTCATGGCGTTCGTGGACTGTAACGGCCTTCAGATAGACGGTCCCGTGACAGACGTCAAGTCGATGGAGAACGTCGCCGCCAGATGGAGGTCTTTCGGATGGCACGTGGTGGAGATAGACGGGCACGATGTGAGTGCCGTCTTCAGCGCGTGCGAGGAGGCGAAAGCGACGAAGGGCAGGCCCACGGTTGCGGTGGCGCGGACTGTGAAGGGCAAGGGCGTCCCGTTCATGGAGAATGCAGTGGACTGGCACGGGAAGGCCCCTTCTCGCGAGGAGGCGCAGGAGGCCATCCGCTGGATCGAGCGGGGAAAGCAGGACTGA
- a CDS encoding transketolase family protein translates to MPKKVATRAAYGKALVKLGEVNPDVVVLDADLAKSTKTDEFAARFPGRFFDMGIAEADMMGTAAGLAAAGKIPFASTFAVFAAGRAFDQVRQVIGYTGLNVKICATHGGITVGEDGASHQSVEDIALMRAIPGMTVIVPADAVETEKAVFAAARHKGPVYIRLGRSGVPVIFDEGYSFEIGRAAVLREGGDVTFIACGALVSSCLEAASRLATESGVSARVLNMATIKPADCDAVIAAARDTGAIVTAEEHSVIGGLGSAVCEITAEGCPVPVERVGIRDVFGQSGTAEELLEAYGLLAEDIVKAALRAIQRKHRTGRETDLRR, encoded by the coding sequence ATGCCGAAGAAGGTGGCGACGCGCGCGGCGTACGGCAAAGCCCTTGTGAAGCTGGGGGAAGTGAACCCAGATGTGGTGGTTCTCGATGCCGACCTCGCGAAATCAACGAAAACCGACGAGTTTGCCGCGAGGTTCCCTGGAAGGTTCTTCGACATGGGAATAGCCGAGGCAGACATGATGGGGACGGCTGCGGGCTTGGCTGCGGCGGGAAAGATCCCCTTTGCCAGCACGTTCGCGGTGTTCGCGGCGGGCCGCGCCTTCGACCAGGTGAGGCAGGTCATAGGATATACCGGGCTCAACGTCAAGATATGCGCTACCCACGGAGGGATAACGGTGGGCGAGGACGGCGCCTCCCACCAGTCTGTGGAAGATATCGCTCTAATGAGGGCGATCCCGGGAATGACCGTCATCGTCCCCGCGGACGCCGTGGAGACGGAAAAGGCGGTGTTCGCCGCGGCACGCCACAAGGGGCCGGTTTACATAAGGCTTGGGAGGAGCGGCGTGCCGGTCATCTTCGATGAAGGATACTCGTTCGAGATCGGACGGGCGGCGGTGCTGAGGGAAGGCGGCGACGTCACGTTCATAGCGTGCGGTGCCTTGGTGTCATCGTGTCTCGAGGCCGCCTCACGCCTCGCCACGGAAAGCGGCGTCTCGGCGAGGGTTCTGAACATGGCCACCATAAAGCCCGCCGATTGCGACGCCGTGATAGCCGCTGCCCGCGACACAGGTGCCATCGTGACCGCCGAGGAGCATAGCGTTATAGGGGGGCTCGGGAGCGCGGTGTGCGAGATCACAGCGGAAGGATGCCCCGTGCCTGTGGAAAGGGTCGGCATACGCGATGTGTTTGGCCAGTCAGGGACGGCGGAGGAGCTTCTCGAGGCTTACGGACTCCTTGCCGAGGACATTGTCAAAGCGGCCTTGAGAGCTATCCAGAGAAAGCACCGGACGGGCCGTGAGACGGACCTCAGGAGGTGA
- the ftsE gene encoding cell division ATP-binding protein FtsE: MIRLYNVSKVYPNGAVGLLNADTFIRQGEFVFLVGPSGAGKTTFMSLLTRQVLPTQGQVIVDGRNVVRMRPSEVPYLRRAVRMIFQDYKLLPNKTAYENVAFALRVTEASPRHVRARVMESLELVGIASKAGAYPDELSGGEQQRVSIARAIVGDPTVLLADEPTGNLDLDTSWGIMEVLLRINKRGTTVIMATHNESIVDGMMRRVIELDGGKIVRDDERGAYRREADHGMVLPG; encoded by the coding sequence TTGATCCGCCTCTACAACGTGTCGAAGGTGTACCCGAACGGGGCAGTGGGGCTCCTAAACGCAGACACGTTCATCAGGCAGGGCGAGTTCGTGTTTCTCGTTGGACCGAGTGGTGCGGGGAAGACAACTTTCATGAGCCTCCTCACCCGACAGGTGCTTCCCACACAAGGCCAGGTCATCGTGGATGGCAGGAACGTGGTGCGCATGCGGCCCTCGGAGGTCCCCTACCTCCGCCGTGCCGTAAGGATGATCTTCCAGGACTATAAGCTGCTTCCGAACAAGACGGCATACGAGAACGTTGCCTTCGCGCTCCGCGTGACCGAGGCGAGCCCGCGGCACGTTCGCGCACGGGTGATGGAGTCCTTGGAGCTTGTGGGAATCGCGTCCAAGGCCGGAGCATATCCAGACGAGCTGTCCGGCGGGGAACAGCAGCGCGTGTCCATAGCCCGCGCCATTGTGGGTGACCCGACGGTTCTACTGGCCGATGAGCCCACCGGCAACCTAGACCTCGACACGTCTTGGGGAATCATGGAGGTGCTCTTGAGGATCAACAAGAGGGGTACCACGGTCATCATGGCAACACACAACGAATCGATCGTGGATGGAATGATGCGCAGGGTCATCGAACTGGATGGCGGCAAGATCGTCAGGGATGACGAGAGGGGAGCGTACAGGCGTGAGGCTGACCACGGCATGGTACTTCCTGGCTGA
- the ftsX gene encoding permease-like cell division protein FtsX, with protein MRLTTAWYFLAEGWRSARRNVSLISLGTVAASLFVLGVLGLVLMNLNYVSQLLQARIEVRVFLEDGLSPEGVAAMKEQILATDGVARVAFVSKEEGLRRLRSQLGERADLLEVVGENPLPDAFDVRVDDPQHTAEVAARIARIPGVLSVNYGKGFTEKLLATTRLVGVAGAGVAVLFAAAVVFIVGNTVRLTVISRAREIEVMKLVGATDWFIRWPFLVEGMVVGLVGAATSGLLLFVCYNFAVRYVAGLAPFIPLITSSEPVAALCVALLFAGVLMGAVAGGVFVKRYLRV; from the coding sequence GTGAGGCTGACCACGGCATGGTACTTCCTGGCTGAGGGCTGGCGCTCGGCCAGGCGCAACGTCAGCCTCATATCCTTGGGAACGGTCGCTGCGTCTTTGTTCGTCCTGGGAGTGCTAGGGCTCGTTCTGATGAACCTCAACTATGTGTCCCAGCTGCTCCAGGCCAGGATAGAGGTCAGGGTGTTCCTGGAGGACGGCCTCTCACCTGAAGGTGTTGCCGCCATGAAGGAACAGATTCTGGCCACGGACGGCGTGGCGCGCGTGGCGTTCGTGAGCAAGGAGGAGGGCTTGCGAAGGCTTCGGAGCCAACTCGGAGAGCGGGCAGACCTCCTCGAGGTCGTCGGTGAGAACCCGCTTCCAGACGCGTTCGACGTGAGGGTTGACGATCCTCAGCACACCGCGGAAGTGGCGGCGAGGATAGCGCGGATACCGGGCGTGCTCAGCGTGAACTACGGCAAGGGGTTCACCGAGAAGCTCCTCGCCACGACGCGCCTGGTCGGCGTGGCAGGGGCGGGCGTCGCCGTCTTGTTCGCGGCAGCCGTGGTGTTCATCGTCGGGAATACCGTCAGGCTCACAGTCATCTCACGCGCTCGCGAGATAGAGGTCATGAAACTCGTGGGCGCTACGGACTGGTTCATAAGGTGGCCTTTCCTGGTCGAAGGCATGGTAGTGGGGCTTGTGGGAGCCGCAACGTCGGGGCTGCTCCTGTTTGTTTGCTATAACTTCGCAGTACGGTATGTGGCGGGGCTGGCACCCTTCATTCCCCTCATCACATCCTCCGAGCCGGTGGCAGCATTGTGTGTTGCGTTGCTCTTTGCCGGCGTGCTCATGGGGGCCGTGGCCGGCGGCGTCTTCGTGAAGAGATACTTACGCGTCTGA
- a CDS encoding peptidoglycan DD-metalloendopeptidase family protein, with product MKTRMKSTHVLMMAVLLATVMALCSLASGQSSSELLRKRDELGDINDQMQEAKKQLLTVQQKEKGVLAEIHKAEMELERTRARLNSLANRAKQLTQGVAQAERELAAAEDDLAGAQKRLDRTLSRLRARLRAMYISGPADYLEVLFLSTDFADFVSRFEYVEILARYDAQCLDEAKAEVAVIEAKMAEVSNKKAKLQQERDNLARVQEQVKVQEAKLAAKVREREALLSRIQSERARYEQALDELEEMSRELEKAIRDLQAREAKAGRALPRWTGKFVMPVSGRISSDFGMRFHPILKKSRFHSGIDIAVPTGTPVRAAADGVVIYSGWVSGYGYTVIIDHGGGLSTLYGHNSSLLVKGGQSVLQGDRIAKSGSTGLSTGPHVHFEVRDDGTPVNPWQWLK from the coding sequence GTGAAAACCAGGATGAAGTCCACTCACGTTCTCATGATGGCTGTGCTTCTCGCGACCGTCATGGCGCTGTGTTCCCTCGCATCTGGGCAGTCCTCATCCGAGCTACTGCGCAAGCGCGACGAGCTCGGTGACATAAACGACCAGATGCAAGAGGCGAAGAAGCAGCTCCTAACTGTACAGCAGAAGGAGAAGGGCGTCCTCGCGGAGATCCACAAGGCCGAGATGGAGCTGGAAAGAACCAGGGCTCGCCTGAACTCGCTCGCGAACCGGGCGAAGCAACTGACGCAAGGCGTTGCCCAGGCTGAGCGGGAGCTGGCCGCCGCCGAGGACGACCTCGCCGGGGCGCAAAAGCGTCTTGACCGGACGCTCTCGCGGCTGCGGGCGAGGCTTAGAGCCATGTACATCTCAGGCCCCGCGGACTACCTCGAGGTGCTGTTCTTGTCCACCGACTTCGCCGACTTCGTGAGCAGGTTCGAGTACGTAGAGATCCTTGCAAGATACGACGCCCAATGCTTGGACGAGGCCAAGGCCGAGGTGGCCGTCATCGAGGCTAAGATGGCCGAGGTCTCAAACAAGAAAGCCAAGCTCCAGCAAGAACGCGACAACTTAGCGCGCGTGCAAGAGCAAGTAAAGGTCCAGGAGGCAAAGCTCGCGGCGAAGGTGCGGGAGAGAGAGGCGCTTCTCTCCAGGATCCAGAGCGAGCGTGCCCGGTACGAGCAGGCGCTCGACGAGCTCGAAGAGATGAGCCGCGAGCTGGAGAAGGCCATTCGGGATTTGCAGGCGCGTGAGGCGAAAGCCGGGAGGGCCTTGCCGAGATGGACCGGGAAGTTCGTCATGCCCGTGAGCGGCAGGATATCCTCTGATTTCGGAATGAGGTTCCATCCCATACTCAAGAAGTCACGCTTCCACTCCGGCATAGACATCGCCGTGCCTACCGGCACACCGGTCCGTGCGGCTGCCGACGGCGTGGTGATATACAGCGGATGGGTCAGTGGTTACGGATACACGGTGATCATCGATCACGGTGGAGGGCTGTCAACTCTCTACGGCCACAATTCATCCCTGCTTGTGAAGGGCGGCCAGTCGGTGCTCCAGGGAGACAGGATAGCCAAGTCGGGCAGCACAGGCTTGTCTACGGGGCCGCACGTTCATTTCGAGGTAAGGGATGACGGCACCCCGGTGAACCCCTGGCAGTGGTTGAAATGA
- a CDS encoding S41 family peptidase, with translation MALEVVQLLKQTYVSQVDVGALLRAYNEKRSIPDMLAVLNDPYTRYMNAAQYRTMQEDIRGTFDGIGITVGIRDGQLTIVAPLKGTPGDRAGLRSMDRIKFIDGKPTKDMVLDYAVSLMKGKKGTEVVLGVERDEDGKTRFFEVRIIRDTIRVPHVASEMLQDGIGYVQISSFLGDDTAEALDRELGGLASKGMRGLILDLRYNPGGSFPLAIEVASRFMAAGSPVVHVVGRDGQKVTYYAGPGPKTSVPMVVLVNEASASASEIVAGALQDMKVATVIGVTTFGKGLVQTIYPLSDGSAVSITTSKYLTAGGHSIDKRGIVPDIQVSPPKPAGDARDEAESEAPVDVQLDKAIETLKAKIEERKAA, from the coding sequence GTGGCCCTTGAAGTAGTGCAACTCCTCAAGCAGACGTATGTCTCCCAGGTAGACGTGGGCGCCCTGCTGCGGGCATACAATGAGAAGCGCAGCATACCTGACATGCTGGCCGTTCTGAACGATCCCTACACTCGGTACATGAACGCTGCCCAGTACCGCACTATGCAGGAGGATATAAGAGGCACTTTCGACGGAATAGGCATCACGGTGGGGATACGCGACGGACAGCTCACGATAGTCGCGCCGCTCAAGGGCACCCCTGGCGACCGGGCGGGACTCCGTTCCATGGACAGGATCAAGTTCATCGATGGAAAGCCCACGAAGGACATGGTTCTCGATTACGCCGTCTCCCTGATGAAAGGGAAGAAGGGCACTGAGGTAGTGCTGGGGGTGGAACGCGACGAGGATGGAAAGACGCGGTTCTTCGAGGTGAGGATAATCAGGGACACCATAAGGGTTCCCCACGTGGCCTCGGAGATGCTTCAGGACGGCATCGGCTACGTGCAAATCTCATCTTTCCTAGGAGACGACACCGCGGAGGCGCTCGATCGCGAGTTGGGCGGGCTTGCCAGCAAGGGAATGCGAGGGCTCATCCTCGATCTTCGGTACAACCCGGGCGGGTCGTTTCCCCTTGCGATCGAGGTGGCGAGCAGGTTCATGGCCGCCGGGTCGCCAGTGGTGCACGTCGTGGGAAGGGACGGTCAAAAGGTGACTTACTACGCGGGGCCCGGGCCTAAGACCTCCGTTCCCATGGTCGTGCTCGTGAACGAGGCGAGCGCGAGCGCCTCCGAGATCGTAGCGGGCGCGCTGCAGGACATGAAGGTCGCCACGGTAATAGGCGTGACGACTTTCGGGAAGGGGCTTGTGCAGACAATATACCCGCTTTCTGACGGATCTGCCGTTTCCATTACGACCTCCAAGTACCTCACGGCAGGCGGCCATTCCATCGACAAGAGAGGCATAGTGCCGGACATACAGGTGAGTCCGCCCAAGCCAGCCGGTGATGCGCGGGACGAAGCAGAGAGCGAGGCCCCGGTCGATGTGCAGCTTGACAAGGCAATCGAGACTCTCAAAGCGAAGATCGAGGAACGCAAGGCAGCGTAG